The window GCGGGACAGGCCGAAAGCGAACGCGGCCAGCAGGGTCGCCCCGCAGGCCAGGAAGACCGCCGTGCTGCCGTACCGGTCGACCACCAGGCCGGCGGTCACCGTGGACAGTGGGAACAGGCTCAGAGCCGCGAAGACGATCGCGCTCATCACCCGGCCCAGCAGGTGCGGCGCGGTGCTCTGCTGCATGGTGGTGATCACCAGTACGTTCGTGACGGTGCTGGCCAGACCGGCCACCACCAGGGCCACCACCGCGCCGAGGTAGCCGGCGAACGGCACGACGGCGATCGCCAGGCCCAGCACCATGCCGGCGAGCATCGCCGTCGCGCCGCGCCGGGGCAGCCCGGCCAGTCCGGCGGAGAACAGCCCACCGACCAGCGAGCCGGCGGTGAACGCGGCCAGCAGCCCACCCAGCCCGCCCGCGCCGGCGGCCAGTTCGCCGTTGCTCAGCGACGGCAACCCGATCCGGACCATGCCGCCGACGGTCAGGTTGGCGGCGGCGGTCACCAGCAGCACGGTACGCAGCAGCGCCGACTCGCGTAGCAGCCGCCAGAACCCGACCGGCGGTGCGTCCGACGGCGGTGCGCCACCGTCCGGTCCCGCCCTGCCCGGTTGCGGGCCGTCGTCGGCCGGCGGCGGTGGCGGTGGCACCGTGCCCCGCGCGACGCCGCCGATCATCGCCAGGCAGACCGCCGAGACGGCGAACGTCGCCGCGTCCACGCCGAACGCCACCGCCGGGGAGAGCACGGCCACGACGAGCCCGGCCACCCCCGGACCGATCATCCCGGCCGTAAAGCTCGCGGTGCTGTGCAGCCCGTTGCCGGCCTGCAACTGATCGGCCGGCAGCAGCCGCGGGGTGATCGCGTAGGCGGCAGGCTGGAACAGGCCGGCCCCCAGGCCGGTGCCGGCGACCAGGACCGCGATCACCGGTACGGACGGGTCGTCGGCGACGGCGGCCGCGACGATGCCGGCGGTGAAGACGACCCGGCTCAGATCGGAGATCAGCATCACCCGCCACGGCCCGATCCGGTCGGACAGGATCCCGCCCAGCGGTGTCGTCGCCAGCCGGCACACCCCGTACCCGGCGACCAGCAGGCCCAGCTCCCGCCCGCCACCGCCGAGTTGGTAGACCAGGAACGGCAGGGCGACGGCGTGGAACGCGTCGCCGAACACGGACACCAGTTCGGCGGCGAACAGCAGGCGGTAGCCGCGCGAGCGCAGCGGCGCGAAACTGAGCTTCGGCCGGAACCGCCGGGCCACCGTCGCGGTCGCCTCCGCCGGTGCCGAGTCGGTCACGGAGTCAGTCACCGAGGGCCACCGGCAGCGACTCCAGCCCGCGGAGCATGATCGTGTTCCGCCACGGTAGTTCGTGTTCGTCGGCGGCGAGTGTCAGCCCGGGATGCCGGTCCAGCAGGGCGCCGAGCGCCAGCTCGCCTTCGAGCTTGCCGAGGAACGCGCCGAGGCAGCGGTGCAGGCCGTGGCCGAACGCCAGGTGCCCGGTGTCGCCCCGGTCCAGGATCAGCCGGTCGGGGTCGGGGAACCGGTCCGGGTCCCGGTTGGCGCCGCCGAGCGAGACGAGCACGAGTTCACCTGCGGGAATCCGTACCCCGTCGATGTCGACCTGCTCGGTGGTGAACCGCAGCGTCGCCATGCTGACCGGCGACTCGTACCGCAGAAACTCGTCGATCGCGGCCGGCAGCGCCGGCCGGTTCGCCAGCAGCCAGCGGAGCTGGTCAGGGTTGCGCAGCAGGGCGAGGGTTGCGGTGCCGAGCAGGTTGACGGTGGTCTCGTGACCGCCGATCAGCAGCAGGAAGACCATTCCGACGATCTCGTCGTCGGTCAGCTCACCGGCGTCCCGGGCGGCCAGCAGGCCGGTCAGGATGTCGTCACCGGGATGGGCCCGCCGGTGCCGCAGCTGCCCGCTGATGTAGTCGGTCATCTCACCGAGCGCGGTGGCGAAGTCCGCCGGATCGTCGCTGTGCGTGAGGATCGCCGTCGACCAGGCGCGGTACGCGGCACGGTCCTCGGCCGGGAAGCCGAGCAGCTCACAGATGATCAGCATCGGCAGCGGGAAGGCGAAGTCCTTCACCAGGTCCACCGTCCGACGTCCGGCGATGCCGTCGAGCAGCGACGCGGTGATCCGGTCCACCATCGGCCGCATCGCGGCCACCCGCCGGGCGGTGAACGCCGAATGGATGAGTCGCCGCAGCCGGGTATGGT is drawn from Micromonospora sp. Llam0 and contains these coding sequences:
- a CDS encoding cytochrome P450, which produces MDTVTGTATQPEVPYIADPYPTLARIRSNGPVSILHSDEGLPMWVIARYRDVRAALADPRFGQDARRAQTLADNRVAGVTLGGDVVHMLNSDPPDHTRLRRLIHSAFTARRVAAMRPMVDRITASLLDGIAGRRTVDLVKDFAFPLPMLIICELLGFPAEDRAAYRAWSTAILTHSDDPADFATALGEMTDYISGQLRHRRAHPGDDILTGLLAARDAGELTDDEIVGMVFLLLIGGHETTVNLLGTATLALLRNPDQLRWLLANRPALPAAIDEFLRYESPVSMATLRFTTEQVDIDGVRIPAGELVLVSLGGANRDPDRFPDPDRLILDRGDTGHLAFGHGLHRCLGAFLGKLEGELALGALLDRHPGLTLAADEHELPWRNTIMLRGLESLPVALGD
- a CDS encoding MFS transporter — its product is MTDSVTDSAPAEATATVARRFRPKLSFAPLRSRGYRLLFAAELVSVFGDAFHAVALPFLVYQLGGGGRELGLLVAGYGVCRLATTPLGGILSDRIGPWRVMLISDLSRVVFTAGIVAAAVADDPSVPVIAVLVAGTGLGAGLFQPAAYAITPRLLPADQLQAGNGLHSTASFTAGMIGPGVAGLVVAVLSPAVAFGVDAATFAVSAVCLAMIGGVARGTVPPPPPPADDGPQPGRAGPDGGAPPSDAPPVGFWRLLRESALLRTVLLVTAAANLTVGGMVRIGLPSLSNGELAAGAGGLGGLLAAFTAGSLVGGLFSAGLAGLPRRGATAMLAGMVLGLAIAVVPFAGYLGAVVALVVAGLASTVTNVLVITTMQQSTAPHLLGRVMSAIVFAALSLFPLSTVTAGLVVDRYGSTAVFLACGATLLAAFAFGLSRRELRQG